A single window of Vigna unguiculata cultivar IT97K-499-35 chromosome 1, ASM411807v1, whole genome shotgun sequence DNA harbors:
- the LOC114167024 gene encoding zinc finger protein ZAT11-like codes for MVALKRQRGSEGSESLDLAKCLMLFSCPQESNKAEEKGFGSLEFECKTCNRKFSSFQALGGHRASHKRQKVEGEELKEQGKSLSLWSKPKMHECSICGQEFSLGQALGGHMRKHRGITNEAFVPIPSIDQVIAKFPVLKRSNSTRVMCLDLELHL; via the coding sequence ATGGTAGCGCTGAAGAGACAACGTGGTAGCGAAGGATCTGAGAGCTTAGATTTGGCAAAGTGTCTTATGCTGTTCTCTTGTCCCCAAGAAAGTAACAAGGCAGAAGAGAAAGGTTTTGGATCTCTGGAATTTGAGTGCAAGACGTGCAACCGGAAGTTCTCATCTTTTCAAGCACTGGGAGGGCACAGGGCAAGCCACAAGAGGCAGAAAGTTGAAGGGGAAGAACTGAAAGAACAGGGAAAAAGTCTTAGCTTGTGGAGCAAACCCAAAATGCACGAGTGTTCCATCTGTGGCCAGGAATTCTCTCTGGGGCAGGCTCTGGGAGGACACATGAGAAAACACAGAGGGATCACCAACGAAGCCTTTGTTCCTATTCCTTCTATCGACCAAGTTATTGCGAAATTCCCAGTTCTCAAAAGATCCAACAGCACCAGGGTTATGTGCTTGGACTTGGAGTTACACCTGTAG